The Acidobacteriota bacterium DNA window CGACGACGGGATCGATTCGCCGGGACTGGAGGCAATCGCGGCCGCGATCGCAGCGGATCCCGCGTACCGCGTGACGGTCGTGGCACCTGCCGAGCAGCAGAGCGTGTCGGGTCACGGCCTGGTCACGCGAAACGAGATCAAGGTGTTGCAGCACTCGGAGATCGCCGGGTCCACAGCTTGGTCGGTCGATGGAACGCCGGCAACGGTGGCCCGAGTTGCGCTGACTGCCCTGCTGGCAGACGATCCGCCAGACCTGGTGGTGTCGGGCATCAATCGGGGGGAGAACGATGGCCTCGGGGCATGGACATCGGGCACCGTCGCAGTGGCCAGGGAGGGTGCGTACGCGGGTATACCCGCTGTCGCGGTGTCGCTGCAGCTCGACTGGTCGGATCCGCAGCCGGATTTTGCGACCGCGGCGAAGTGGGGCAAGACCGTTATCGATGCGGTACGTGACAACGGTCTGCCGCCTGGTGTCTATTTGAACGTCAACGTGCCTGTCGACACCGAAGACATTCGCGGATTTCAGGTGGCTCGAATGGGACTCGACCGCTCCGAGGAGGCGCGCTACGTTCTTTCGCGGGCGGACTCCGACGGTACCCGCTGGTTCCTGAGCCGGTGGAAACCACCGAAGCAAATGGCTCCGGGCGGTGATTCGTACGCACTTTCCCGAGGATGGGTGACGATTGCGCCGCTCAGTCTGGACC harbors:
- the surE gene encoding 5'/3'-nucleotidase SurE, with translation MRPRHFSIYLPLVIVLLAFPAAAGEPVHVLVGNDDGIDSPGLEAIAAAIAADPAYRVTVVAPAEQQSVSGHGLVTRNEIKVLQHSEIAGSTAWSVDGTPATVARVALTALLADDPPDLVVSGINRGENDGLGAWTSGTVAVAREGAYAGIPAVAVSLQLDWSDPQPDFATAAKWGKTVIDAVRDNGLPPGVYLNVNVPVDTEDIRGFQVARMGLDRSEEARYVLSRADSDGTRWFLSRWKPPKQMAPGGDSYALSRGWVTIAPLSLDQTAERAFPLLLQYRLAESPSNP